In one Umezawaea sp. Da 62-37 genomic region, the following are encoded:
- a CDS encoding response regulator transcription factor, translating into MRIVIAEDDALLREGLTHLLRAEGMEVVTAVDNPDDLLAAIEADRPDIALVDVRMPPTFRDEGLRAAVEARKRWPGLAVLVLSAHVEESYATELLADGTGGVGYLLKERVGKVADFLEALNRVAAGGTAMDPEVVAQLLVRRRADDPLQALTPREREVLGLMAEGHSNSTIGGMLVVSDGAVHKHIGNIFTKLGLPTTDAGHRRVLAVLAYLKA; encoded by the coding sequence GTGCGCATCGTGATCGCCGAGGACGACGCCCTCCTGCGGGAGGGCCTCACACACCTGCTGCGGGCTGAGGGCATGGAGGTCGTCACCGCCGTCGACAACCCCGACGACCTGCTCGCCGCCATCGAGGCCGACCGCCCGGACATCGCCCTGGTCGACGTCCGGATGCCCCCGACCTTCCGCGACGAAGGCCTGCGCGCCGCCGTCGAGGCCCGCAAGCGGTGGCCCGGTCTGGCGGTGCTCGTGCTGTCGGCCCACGTCGAGGAGAGCTACGCGACCGAACTGCTGGCCGACGGCACCGGCGGTGTCGGATACCTGCTCAAGGAGCGGGTGGGCAAGGTCGCCGACTTCCTCGAAGCCCTCAACCGCGTGGCCGCGGGCGGCACCGCGATGGACCCCGAGGTCGTCGCCCAGTTGCTCGTGCGCCGCCGCGCCGACGACCCCCTGCAAGCTCTCACGCCGCGCGAGCGGGAGGTGCTGGGGTTGATGGCCGAAGGCCACTCGAACTCCACCATCGGCGGCATGCTGGTCGTCAGCGACGGCGCGGTCCACAAGCACATCGGCAACATCTTCACCAAGCTCGGACTGCCCACCACGGACGCGGGCCACCGCCGCGTGCTCGCCGTACTGGCCTACCTCAAGGCATAG
- a CDS encoding alpha/beta hydrolase, whose translation MRPPITSTLVGTGPPVLLLHGLGGDRRQALGLLPDDLDATRIAPDLPGHGDTDLVEGEPITFAAFAALTADLLDTSLPQGRRSVAVVGVSMGAGIAVALAAARPDLVERLVLIRPAWLDERPAPNLAPFRRIALLLETLGVDAGREAFQDTPQFREIEAAAPAMAMSLLGQFGRPHAVERARVLDRMPGDLPLPDRGAYSAVGVDTVVVAAPDDPVHPESVARTLSGWLPRARLVAVPRKAPDPTEHQNAVQREVVAALSRAGAGEGR comes from the coding sequence ATGAGGCCGCCGATCACCAGCACGCTCGTCGGAACCGGTCCGCCGGTGCTGCTGCTCCACGGCCTCGGTGGGGATCGACGGCAGGCGCTCGGGCTGCTGCCGGACGACCTCGACGCGACCAGGATCGCGCCCGACCTCCCCGGTCACGGCGACACGGACCTGGTCGAGGGTGAGCCGATCACGTTCGCCGCCTTCGCGGCGTTGACGGCGGACCTGCTCGACACCTCGCTGCCCCAGGGGAGGCGGTCGGTGGCGGTGGTCGGGGTCTCGATGGGGGCGGGGATCGCCGTGGCGCTGGCGGCGGCTCGGCCGGACCTGGTCGAGCGGCTGGTCCTGATCCGACCGGCGTGGCTCGACGAGAGACCGGCGCCGAACCTCGCGCCGTTCCGGCGGATCGCCCTGCTGCTGGAGACCCTCGGTGTGGACGCGGGGCGGGAGGCTTTCCAGGACACGCCGCAATTCCGGGAGATCGAGGCCGCGGCGCCCGCCATGGCCATGTCGCTGCTGGGTCAGTTCGGCCGTCCGCACGCGGTGGAGCGGGCCAGGGTGCTCGACCGCATGCCGGGGGACCTGCCGCTGCCCGACCGCGGCGCCTACTCAGCGGTCGGAGTGGACACTGTCGTCGTCGCCGCGCCGGACGACCCCGTGCACCCCGAGTCGGTGGCGCGGACGCTGAGCGGTTGGCTTCCTCGCGCCCGACTGGTGGCCGTTCCGCGCAAGGCGCCGGACCCCACCGAGCACCAGAACGCGGTCCAGCGCGAGGTCGTGGCGGCGTTGAGTCGTGCCGGAGCAGGGGAGGGGCGGTAA
- a CDS encoding DeoR/GlpR family DNA-binding transcription regulator, translated as MPKEQPVFAEERRQRIADAVAAQGRVRLAELVEALGVTEPTIRKDLDELQRRQLLRRTHGGAIAYHQHIEVNFHDRGLRNRQAKELIARACREEIAQGESVFLDSGTTVEEIANGLDHLDVNVLTNALGVANLVADQPGVRHTLIGGQIRSLGGSLVGPVALDNLMRFTVDVAFVGASGLTGDGISVADVSEAQIKRTVIDRARRVVVPMDSSKFGTSDFVTVCSLDQVDLIVTERATEDVTRWCQEHDVDLHVAKA; from the coding sequence ATGCCCAAGGAGCAGCCCGTCTTCGCGGAGGAGCGGCGTCAGCGGATCGCCGATGCCGTCGCGGCCCAAGGCCGGGTCCGGCTGGCCGAGCTCGTCGAGGCGCTCGGCGTGACGGAACCGACCATCCGCAAGGACCTGGACGAGTTGCAGCGGCGGCAGTTGCTCCGCCGCACGCACGGTGGTGCGATCGCTTACCACCAGCACATCGAGGTGAACTTCCACGACCGAGGACTGCGCAACCGGCAGGCCAAGGAACTGATCGCGCGGGCGTGCCGGGAGGAGATCGCCCAAGGCGAGTCGGTGTTCCTCGATTCCGGGACGACCGTCGAGGAGATCGCGAACGGGCTCGACCACCTCGACGTCAACGTCCTCACCAACGCGCTCGGCGTGGCCAACCTGGTGGCCGACCAACCCGGTGTCCGGCACACGCTGATCGGTGGGCAGATCCGGTCCCTCGGCGGTTCCCTGGTCGGACCGGTCGCCCTGGACAACCTGATGCGCTTCACGGTCGACGTCGCCTTCGTCGGAGCGAGCGGGCTGACCGGGGACGGCATCAGCGTCGCCGACGTGTCCGAGGCGCAGATCAAGCGGACCGTCATCGACCGGGCCCGGAGGGTGGTGGTTCCCATGGACAGCAGCAAGTTCGGCACGAGCGACTTCGTCACCGTGTGCTCGCTCGACCAGGTCGACCTGATCGTCACCGAGCGGGCGACCGAGGACGTCACCCGCTGGTGCCAGGAGCACGACGTCGACCTGCACGTCGCGAAAGCCTGA
- a CDS encoding TIM barrel protein: protein MNAVDLASRLGIFARTFRRDSPVEVAAAVAGAGYALAHWNFAAIGLSTLAADVEDARFAEVRAAFDAEGLTIPSASATFNAIHPDIESRERQTRQAIRLIGLVGELGADVVTLCTGTRDPDNMWRAHPANAAPEAWADLRRTLDPLLEAAGAAGVRLGVEPEHGNVIRDARAAARLLAELGAGAPIGIVLDPANLLTPQTVVEQDEILGEAIELLGDHVIGTQAKDVVESGYSAVGAGLMDYPALFSQLATIAPVPMIVQDASETDAARVRADLLRWHEDVSTR from the coding sequence GTGAACGCCGTCGACCTGGCCTCCCGGTTGGGGATCTTCGCCCGCACGTTCCGCCGCGACAGCCCGGTGGAGGTGGCGGCGGCCGTCGCCGGCGCCGGGTACGCCCTGGCGCACTGGAACTTCGCCGCGATCGGACTGTCCACCCTGGCCGCAGATGTCGAGGACGCGCGGTTCGCTGAGGTGCGGGCCGCCTTCGACGCCGAGGGCCTGACCATTCCCAGCGCGTCCGCCACGTTCAACGCGATCCACCCCGACATCGAGTCGCGTGAACGGCAGACCAGGCAGGCGATTCGGCTGATCGGGCTGGTCGGTGAACTGGGCGCCGACGTCGTCACGCTGTGCACCGGTACCCGCGACCCGGACAACATGTGGCGCGCCCATCCTGCCAACGCCGCTCCTGAAGCGTGGGCGGACCTGCGCCGCACACTCGACCCGTTGCTGGAGGCCGCTGGTGCTGCGGGCGTCCGACTGGGCGTGGAACCGGAACACGGCAACGTCATCCGCGACGCGCGGGCGGCGGCCCGGCTGTTGGCCGAACTCGGTGCCGGCGCGCCGATCGGCATCGTGCTCGACCCCGCCAACCTGCTCACCCCGCAGACCGTCGTCGAGCAGGACGAGATCCTCGGCGAGGCGATCGAACTGCTGGGCGATCACGTCATCGGCACGCAGGCCAAGGATGTCGTCGAATCCGGCTACTCCGCGGTGGGGGCGGGCCTGATGGACTACCCGGCGCTGTTCAGTCAACTGGCCACGATCGCGCCGGTGCCGATGATCGTCCAGGACGCCTCCGAGACCGATGCCGCTCGCGTGCGCGCCGACCTGCTCCGCTGGCATGAGGACGTGAGCACCCGATGA
- a CDS encoding ROK family protein: protein MSALGLDVGGTKISAGLVDLDGTATEVTTTPTIGSGQAVVDQVASIIDGYRAAHPVETVGLVVPGGVDPRTGVVTAASNLGWRNLDLLAALRPRLPPSVALHVDNDANAAAWAEHRFGGHRLEGSLVLVTVGTGIGGGIVIDGRVVQGLTGAGGEVGHLPLHPGGRACECGSSGCWEQYASGRALHRAAQAAGWDSETAGHDVLRAAGEGNEVAAVVVGEVAAQLGHGITVLTAVLDPALVLLGGGLGTDPLFQAFVQDAASAVAVTPPRSRVPIGSAALGVLAGVIGAADLARRIGGEVGVQ, encoded by the coding sequence ATGAGCGCATTGGGACTGGACGTCGGCGGCACCAAGATCAGCGCGGGTCTGGTCGACCTCGACGGCACGGCGACGGAGGTCACCACCACCCCGACCATCGGATCGGGGCAGGCGGTCGTCGATCAGGTCGCCTCGATCATCGACGGCTACCGGGCCGCGCATCCGGTCGAGACCGTGGGACTGGTCGTGCCAGGCGGGGTCGACCCGCGAACCGGGGTGGTCACCGCCGCGTCGAACCTCGGCTGGCGCAACCTCGACCTGCTCGCCGCCCTCCGCCCCCGACTACCGCCGTCGGTCGCGCTGCACGTCGACAACGACGCGAACGCCGCCGCCTGGGCCGAGCACCGCTTCGGCGGACACCGACTTGAAGGCTCGCTTGTGCTCGTCACCGTCGGGACCGGTATCGGGGGCGGCATCGTGATCGACGGTCGGGTAGTGCAAGGACTCACCGGGGCGGGAGGGGAGGTCGGCCACCTCCCCTTGCACCCCGGTGGGCGAGCTTGCGAGTGCGGGTCGAGCGGGTGTTGGGAGCAGTACGCCAGCGGGAGGGCGCTGCATCGCGCCGCTCAGGCTGCGGGATGGGACAGCGAGACCGCCGGCCACGACGTCCTCCGGGCGGCAGGGGAGGGCAACGAAGTGGCAGCCGTGGTTGTCGGGGAGGTGGCGGCCCAACTGGGGCACGGCATCACGGTGCTGACGGCGGTGCTCGATCCCGCTCTGGTGTTGCTCGGCGGCGGACTCGGCACCGACCCGTTGTTCCAGGCGTTCGTGCAGGATGCCGCGTCCGCAGTCGCGGTGACACCGCCTCGATCACGGGTGCCGATCGGGTCGGCGGCTCTCGGCGTCCTCGCGGGTGTGATCGGGGCGGCGGATCTTGCCCGGAGGATCGGAGGTGAGGTTGGGGTGCAGTAG
- a CDS encoding histidine kinase: protein MTDPAPDRQWPKAWRFLIVTAFKGLAALGLLMGMILCAALIVTLPLLPRLIEIAHRFATGERDRTARFLGTATRRPPGNAVAITPDTRRDLRWLVLQAGVGMVVGFVAAGTPLGALQNVVIAAFWWTIPDVTTTLAMPVLSWGDALLALATAAGYALVGVLIVPPVARWYAKLSANWLAPPKKSLTERLAEVTETRAAALEAHGTELRRIERNLHDGTQNRLVAVVMHLGMVERALARDPASALPMVHTAQNAATDALAELREVVRGIYPPVLVDRGLSGAVASLAGHCAIPCTVDEHPLPRMPAAVEAAAYFVVAEALTNAVKHSGAERITVSLRDDSGVLVVEVTDDGLGGADEAGGSGLVGIRRRVAAFDGTTTVVSPQGGPTVVRVDIPAGS from the coding sequence GTGACCGACCCGGCCCCAGACCGGCAGTGGCCGAAGGCGTGGCGGTTCCTCATCGTCACCGCGTTCAAGGGCCTCGCGGCCCTCGGCCTGCTGATGGGGATGATCCTGTGCGCGGCGCTGATCGTCACGCTGCCGCTGCTCCCCCGCCTCATCGAGATCGCCCACCGGTTCGCGACCGGTGAACGCGACCGGACCGCCCGCTTCCTGGGCACCGCGACCCGACGTCCACCGGGCAATGCCGTGGCGATCACCCCCGACACGCGCCGTGACCTCAGATGGCTGGTGCTGCAGGCCGGTGTCGGCATGGTCGTCGGGTTCGTCGCCGCGGGCACACCGCTTGGCGCGTTGCAGAACGTCGTGATCGCCGCGTTCTGGTGGACCATCCCCGACGTCACCACCACGTTGGCCATGCCGGTGCTCTCCTGGGGCGACGCGCTGCTCGCCCTGGCCACCGCGGCCGGTTACGCCCTGGTGGGCGTTCTGATCGTGCCGCCCGTGGCCCGGTGGTACGCGAAGCTCAGCGCGAACTGGCTCGCACCGCCGAAGAAGTCGCTCACCGAACGCCTAGCCGAGGTCACCGAGACCAGGGCGGCCGCCCTGGAAGCGCACGGCACCGAACTGCGGCGCATCGAGCGCAACCTCCACGACGGCACGCAGAACCGCCTCGTCGCGGTCGTCATGCACCTCGGCATGGTCGAACGCGCCCTGGCCCGCGACCCCGCGTCGGCGCTGCCCATGGTGCACACCGCGCAGAACGCCGCCACGGACGCCTTGGCCGAACTGCGCGAGGTCGTGCGCGGCATCTACCCGCCCGTGCTCGTCGACCGCGGTCTGTCCGGCGCGGTGGCCTCGTTGGCCGGGCACTGCGCGATCCCGTGCACCGTCGACGAGCACCCCCTGCCGCGCATGCCCGCCGCCGTGGAGGCGGCGGCGTACTTCGTGGTGGCCGAGGCGCTCACCAACGCCGTGAAGCACAGCGGGGCCGAGCGGATCACGGTGAGCCTGCGCGACGACAGCGGTGTGCTGGTCGTCGAGGTCACCGACGACGGCCTCGGCGGTGCCGACGAAGCTGGCGGCAGCGGACTGGTCGGAATCCGGCGCAGGGTCGCCGCTTTCGACGGCACGACCACGGTCGTCAGCCCTCAGGGTGGCCCCACCGTGGTGCGGGTCGACATCCCTGCGGGATCATGA
- a CDS encoding Gfo/Idh/MocA family oxidoreductase, producing the protein MTGNVRVALIGCGRIAQVAHLPALEKAEGVDLVAVSDPSADVARAVARRYGVPSAYTDQGEVFADPSVEAVIVAAPDRFHHAIAAAALAAGKHVLVEKPLASTLEEAEALADLVDRTGLVLQVGAMKRHDEGVQYARRFVVERVGEVRSFNAWYRIGDLRPGIEATLFPHVAADPAARQVEAGFKADRRRYLLATHGAHVFDTVRFLLGDVTSVIARHREDGKDQTWQVLLTTPSGAVGTVGIAVDVPGVPSEGIEVFGSTGTVRVDTHFPFYRRASTVHAYADGVTSVPELTDGDAYERQAEAFARSIREGGPPVPDVHDGVRAIRLIEATAAAVESGAEVEL; encoded by the coding sequence ATGACCGGCAACGTCCGCGTGGCCCTGATCGGCTGCGGCCGGATCGCCCAGGTGGCGCACCTGCCCGCGTTGGAGAAGGCGGAGGGCGTCGATCTCGTCGCGGTCAGCGACCCGAGTGCGGATGTGGCCCGTGCGGTGGCGCGGCGCTACGGCGTGCCGTCGGCGTACACCGACCAAGGCGAGGTGTTCGCCGATCCGTCGGTCGAGGCGGTGATCGTCGCCGCTCCCGACCGGTTCCACCACGCGATCGCCGCGGCGGCGCTGGCGGCGGGCAAGCACGTGCTGGTGGAGAAGCCGTTGGCTTCGACACTCGAGGAGGCGGAGGCGCTGGCCGACCTCGTGGACCGGACAGGACTGGTGCTCCAGGTCGGTGCCATGAAGCGGCACGACGAAGGTGTGCAGTACGCCCGGCGGTTCGTCGTCGAGCGTGTCGGTGAAGTCCGCTCGTTCAACGCCTGGTACCGCATCGGTGACCTGCGTCCCGGCATCGAGGCGACGCTGTTCCCGCACGTCGCCGCAGATCCGGCCGCCCGGCAGGTGGAGGCGGGCTTCAAGGCGGATCGCCGTCGCTACCTGCTCGCGACCCACGGCGCGCACGTCTTCGACACCGTTCGCTTCCTGCTCGGCGACGTGACCAGCGTGATCGCCCGGCATCGTGAGGACGGCAAGGACCAGACCTGGCAGGTTCTGCTGACCACCCCCTCGGGGGCGGTCGGCACCGTCGGCATCGCCGTCGACGTTCCCGGCGTGCCGAGCGAGGGCATCGAGGTGTTCGGCTCCACCGGCACCGTCCGGGTCGACACGCACTTCCCCTTCTACCGCCGCGCGTCCACCGTGCACGCCTACGCCGACGGCGTCACATCGGTTCCGGAACTCACCGACGGCGACGCCTACGAACGCCAGGCCGAGGCGTTCGCCCGCAGCATCCGGGAAGGTGGCCCGCCGGTCCCGGACGTGCACGACGGCGTCCGGGCCATCCGTCTCATCGAGGCCACGGCGGCGGCTGTCGAGTCCGGCGCGGAGGTGGAGCTGTGA